Sequence from the Microbacterium sp. AZCO genome:
AGGATCGGGTGCCAGTCGGTCATCGCCCGGAGATTCCTTCCTCCGGCCGATACGTCGAGGCTACGCCGATCCGCCGACATCCGTCAGGGCGTGTGTCACTCGAGTGCGCCCCGCGTCAGCCACCCCTCCAGCGCGCGGTAGGCGGCATCCCGAGCGTCCCCTCTCGAGAGGAAGACGTCGTGGATCGCGCCGTCGATGCGGGCGATCGTCACGGCGCGGCCGATGCGCGTCGCCGCCTTGGCGATGTCGTCGACGACGAGCACCGAGTCGGACGACGACATGGCGTCGCTCCACGTGAGCTGCAGGGCGGAGTGCGCCGACAGCAGGACGAGCGCGGGGCATCCCACCTCGATGCCGAAGGCGACCTGCCGATGCCCCTCGAGGATCGCGGCGAACCAGGCGGGGTGCGTCGGGAACCCGAACTCGGGCCGCCACTCGTCGCGGTAGCCCTCCGCCGGGAGCACTCCCACCTCCCGCTGCGCTCTCGTGTAGAAGCCGAGGTCGACGGCGGGATGCGAGCCCCGCGGATCCCACCGCGCCCGCGCCTGCACGAGCGGTGCGAGCGCCTGCCGGCCCATCGCGCCGAGCTGCAGCTCGAGCCACGGGCTGTTGAGGACGAGCGCCGCGACCTCCCTGGGATGCCGGGCGGCCCACAGCGCGAGCGTGAGACCGCCGGTCGAGTGCCCGAGCAGCACGAGCCGCCGTCCGCGGCGACGGCCCATCGCGTCGAGAGCCGCGGCGATGTCGGCGTCGTAGTCGCCCAGGTCGGTGATGAAGCCGGGCGTCTGCCCGGGACGCAGGCTCCGGCCGTACTTCCGCAGGTCGAGGGCGTGGAACCGGGCGCCCAGGCCATTCCAGAAACGGGCCTGCGCCGGCTGGAAGAAGTAGTCCGACCAGCCGTGCACAGACAGCACGTCGACGTCGTGCAGCGGTCCCAGCACCGAGCGGAGGGGATTCGGGATGCTGCGCACCAGCGTCGCGACGATCGGCCCCTCGTCGTCCTCCCCGAGCATCAGCGTCCGCTGCTCGAAGCCCTCGCCGAGGATGTCGGGCGCCCACTCGCCTGCCATGCGCCTCAGCCTACGGAGGAGCGGCGAACGCGGCATCCCTCAGCGCGGCGCCGCGTGCTCGAGTGCCTCGGAGAACTGACCGAGCAGTGTCGTGAAGACGGTGCGCGACGAAACCGAGGCGAGGCGTGCTGTCTCGCCGCGCAGCATGACCGAC
This genomic interval carries:
- a CDS encoding alpha/beta fold hydrolase; this translates as MAGEWAPDILGEGFEQRTLMLGEDDEGPIVATLVRSIPNPLRSVLGPLHDVDVLSVHGWSDYFFQPAQARFWNGLGARFHALDLRKYGRSLRPGQTPGFITDLGDYDADIAAALDAMGRRRGRRLVLLGHSTGGLTLALWAARHPREVAALVLNSPWLELQLGAMGRQALAPLVQARARWDPRGSHPAVDLGFYTRAQREVGVLPAEGYRDEWRPEFGFPTHPAWFAAILEGHRQVAFGIEVGCPALVLLSAHSALQLTWSDAMSSSDSVLVVDDIAKAATRIGRAVTIARIDGAIHDVFLSRGDARDAAYRALEGWLTRGALE